From the Lolium rigidum isolate FL_2022 chromosome 2, APGP_CSIRO_Lrig_0.1, whole genome shotgun sequence genome, one window contains:
- the LOC124691079 gene encoding uncharacterized protein LOC124691079 yields the protein MVRCDGSGATNDEHLDQLLITGINSLHRLLEKPLARQRRGAEVYPHPLPLTGAAARAPCRSLIDLTFRSQLHTSHLQISSTTCDEALLNIEEVYVPAIGNPSAYKVDMKGLIMDQQASLVMVGQDVLISGEMSSACTLLAYIPIQSQGIKKLLVLLLTSSF from the exons ATGGTTCGCTGCGATGGTAGCGGTGCCACCAACGACGAGCACCTCGACCAGCTGCTCATCACGGGGATAAATTCGTTGCACCGCCTCCTAGAGAAGCCGCTGGCCCGGCAGCGGCGGGGTGCCGAGGTCTACCCACATCCTCTACCTTTGACTGGTGCGGCAGCTCGAGCACCTTGCCGATCGCTCATCGATCTCACTTTTAGGTCGCAG CTCCATACCAGCCATCTCcagatctcctccaccacttGTGATGAG GCCCTGCTAAATATTGAAGAGGTGTATGTCCCAGCCATCGGCAATCCTTCTGCCTACAAG GTTGACATGAAGGGACTGATAATGGATCAGCAAGCCAGCTTGGTAATGGTCGGACAAGATGTCTTGATATCTGGTGAG ATGAGCTCAGCTTGCACACTCCTCGCCTATATCCCAATTCAGAGCCAGGGCATAAAGAAACTTCTGGTCCTCTTGCTT ACTTCTTCCTTCTAG